A genomic segment from Bufo bufo chromosome 8, aBufBuf1.1, whole genome shotgun sequence encodes:
- the SOWAHD gene encoding LOW QUALITY PROTEIN: ankyrin repeat domain-containing protein SOWAHD (The sequence of the model RefSeq protein was modified relative to this genomic sequence to represent the inferred CDS: deleted 1 base in 1 codon), with protein MNFNMLDWQGTNKDGAEKKHSPHSSMKMSNCSTEEDTDNRSSFIRDARSMKMMESVSRTPSPATISKRKRGMRGSLWSTTGSLPFGGAWISAASFDVVDSQEQQPQDSGVGGLVLDPVEHAWMLMVAEGNFEELQDSLQQDPTLLYKRDFVTGYSVMHWIAKHGQHEDFIRLMDFACAHGYYLDINTRASGGLTPLHIAALQGHDMLIKVLVGAYNADIHIRDHNGRKAWQYLRSRTDGNLLILLGAPEEEEAGATASINNNNNSHTATLQKMAQWTMLKWILCLK; from the exons ATGAATTTTAACATGTTAGATTGGCAAGGTACTAACAAAGACGGTGCGGAGAAGAAGCATTCGCCACACAGCAGCATGAAGATGTCAAACTGCAGTACAGAAGAAGATACGGACAACAGATCTTCCTTTATACGGGATGCGAGAAGCATGAAGATGATGGAAAGCGTGAGCAGGACTCCATCACCTGCCACAATAAGTAAAAGGAAAAGAGGAATGAGAGGAAGCTTATGGAGCACAACCGGATCACTACCATTTGGTGGAGCATGGATCTCAGCAGCTAGCTTTGATGTTGTTGATAGTCAAGAACAGCAGCCGCAAGATTCTGGGGTGGGAGGTTTGGTACTTGACCCTGTGGAGCACGCATGGATGCTTATGGTTGCAGAAGGCAATTTTGAGGAGCTCCAGGATTCACTACAACAGGATCCTACCTTGCTTTACAAAAGAGATTTTGTAACTGGTTACTCGGTGATGCATTGGATTGCCAAACACGGCCAACATGAGGATTTTATTAGACTTATGGATTTTGCATGTGCTCATGGCTACTATTTGGATATCAACACTCGTGCTAGTGGCGGTTTAACTCCACTCCACATTGCAGCATTACAGGGGCATGATATG CTCATCAAGGTTCTGGTAGGTGCATACAATGCAGATATTCATATCCGTGACCATAATGGTCGAAAAGCTTGGCAGTACTTAAGGAGCAGGACTGATGGGAATCTACTGATACTCTTAGGTGCTCCTGAAGAAGAGGAAGCCGGTGCAACGGCTAGCATCAACAACAATAACAACAGTCACACGGCTACGCTGCAGAAAATGGCGCAATGGACTATGTTGAAATGGATTCTCTgcctaaagtag